From a single Erpetoichthys calabaricus chromosome 1, fErpCal1.3, whole genome shotgun sequence genomic region:
- the LOC127528779 gene encoding uncharacterized protein LOC127528779 has product MKPIAMALNILQGESSVHMGFLLPTLYQLQEKLKRLESSCNMCRPLVNALREGIQKHFGDVMKEPELTAAAILLPRFRTSWITDESILKAGLVFIRHHLDTELDDVSTNSSLSDEDDFFGSMGSGKPEAGELDRYLSCPSVGGMDLLHTFPRIKKQLLKVNTVLPASAACERLFSHVGLLFTAKRSQLHCKNLESQLLLKFNHHFNE; this is encoded by the exons ATGAAGCCCATTGCCATGGCCCTTAACATCCTCCAAGGGGAATCATCTGTGCATATGGGTTTTTTGCTGCCAACACTTTACCAGTTGCAGGAGAAGCTGAAGAGGCTGGAGTCATCTTGCAACATGTGTAGACCTCTTGTTAATGCCCTGCGGGAAGGGATCCAGAAACATTTTGGAGACGTCATGAAAGAGCCTGAGCTGACTGCAGCAGCAATACTCCTACCAAGATTCAGAACATCCTGGATCACAGATGAGAGCATCTTAAAAGCTG GCCTTGTCTTCATCAGACATCACCTAGACACAGAGTTGGATGATGTCAGCACAAACAGCAGCCTCTCTGATGAAGATGACTTCTTTGGATCCATGGGGTCAGGAAAACCAGAAGCAGGAGAGCTGGATAGGTACCTTTCATGTCCATCCGTTGGAGGTATGGATCTATTGCATACCTTTCCTCGCATCAAGAAGCAGTTACTCAAAGTCAACACAGTtcttcctgcgtctgcagcctgtgagagactttttagtcacgtagggctcctgttcactgctaaacggtcacagcttcactgcaagaaccttgagagccaactcctgctgaagttTAACCATCACTTCAATGAGTGA